One window of Leptospira wolbachii serovar Codice str. CDC genomic DNA carries:
- a CDS encoding DedA family protein, with amino-acid sequence MDFLQFDAFLTRILELPPVVLWGFFCFSNFLENVFPPWPGDTVTVFSGFLASSPGSPLSFVSVVVATYLGNLLGALVMYFFGERILHFLKRSRFPFLSALYQEENLHKTLVWFRRYEFVVVLLSRFSAGIRFFVSIVAGMSKMNVIKFVLLYSIAISLWCGLLLLGGSVLGANWNQIVVMLSYYNQVIGFIILCLFLYFLYQIKKKRNTKLT; translated from the coding sequence TTGGATTTTCTACAGTTTGATGCCTTTTTGACTCGGATTTTGGAGTTACCGCCCGTTGTGCTTTGGGGTTTCTTCTGCTTTTCAAACTTTCTGGAGAATGTTTTCCCCCCTTGGCCTGGCGACACAGTCACCGTGTTTTCCGGATTTCTTGCTTCCAGTCCCGGTTCGCCTCTATCTTTTGTTTCAGTAGTGGTTGCTACCTATTTGGGGAATCTTCTTGGGGCTCTTGTCATGTATTTTTTTGGGGAAAGGATCCTCCATTTTCTAAAACGATCACGGTTCCCTTTTTTGTCAGCACTCTACCAAGAAGAAAACTTACATAAGACTCTAGTTTGGTTTCGTCGATATGAATTCGTTGTGGTATTATTATCCCGATTTTCGGCAGGAATTCGATTCTTTGTATCCATCGTTGCCGGAATGAGCAAAATGAACGTTATTAAATTTGTATTGTTGTATTCGATTGCCATATCCCTTTGGTGCGGACTCCTGCTTTTGGGAGGCTCCGTTCTGGGTGCAAACTGGAACCAAATCGTTGTTATGCTATCCTACTACAATCAGGTCATAGGTTTTATAATTTTATGTTTATTCTTATACTTTCTATACCAAATTAAGAAGAAAAGAAATACGAAGTTGACATGA